The Mercenaria mercenaria strain notata chromosome 1, MADL_Memer_1, whole genome shotgun sequence nucleotide sequence ATGCATCTTTCGCCATTCTAACCAACTGCTCGTTGTTAATATTCAGTTGCACAAGCTCTGCAAATTCAACAATCTCTGCGCGTCCGCCGTAAGCGATAGATGCTGAGGGAACATTGTCAGAAAAGAAAACTGTTAACACAGCAAAAACATCATTTCCTAATTGGGATATTACATCAGGATTGGATATAGTGTTTACGAACACCTCATTAAATGAAGACAGTTTTTCAAGAGTCTCATTCTCTGAGGATAGACTGCTAATGTCATCTTCGGAAAACAGTTTTGTCATACCAAAAACCGTAACATACTGGCAGTGCAATTCATTTAAGGCGTCTAGCATAACAAGTATGCTAGAGACCAGATCTCGTGCATGATAAGAACATACAATCGAGCTTGAAATTTCCatcataatttgtaaaatagtGAAAATAATCAGCTTTCTCGTGGGTTTGCCAAACTTCTCAAAATCACAGATCTCGTTGTACATTTTCCGTAGTAAAGGTGAACAATCCATGTCGTACTGAAAACAGGAGGAATATGTCTGGTAATAACAGGCTTTGAATATTTGAATCGGtagataggatgtttccttcaaAATGTTTTCGCAGATGCCGAACATGTCATCACTAACGCCTGCGATCAAATTCTTCTCAGGAATGAAATAATCGGGCAAGAACCGCATGCCAAAATAACCCAACAGACTGTTAATTATATCCTTCACGTTTGCTAATACATCATCCCAGTTAGTGCGGGTTTCacacagccagaacatggttgtCTTCACATCATACGAACTAACAAGGCGATATTGTTTCAAATAAGGAATTTTATTCCTTAATTGATTTACAGCAGTTTTGATCAACATTTTTGCAGCAATATAGGACTGCCTCTGTTTTTCTGTGAAAGAACGCGCAAGCTTCACCTCTGTTTCTGTGAACGAGAGACGCCACTCTTTTCCTTTCTCTGAACACATGCTATCTTTGCAGCCAACTGGAACCACGTGACATGTTGATGACACACATTCCTCTAACAGTTGTCTGGTAGGCCAGTCAGAACTTCTTTTCCTTAAGATCCAGTCGCGGGCTTGTGAAGGCCAATCCACGCACTGAATAGCAGGAACAAAGTCATGGTCAAAAAAGTCCCTCATCTGAAGATTTTCAACCTTTGTTATAGCTGGACCTAGTAAAAGAATATTGCCAATTAAATGATGCTTTATGACTTGTATAAAAACGTGGAGATAACGATCGATTACATGTACATAACTTCCTTTCTTAAGTATTTTTATGCCCACGTAAGAGACACATATAAACTTCACAGTCGTTCACAATCCTTTCTCTCGGCGCGAGTACTGGTCAGAACTCCAGGATGTAGTCATTGAGAGCAGTTAATATAATGTTGTAAGAACTGTATTCTACAATCGATGtataataaataagtttaaactaaaCTACATTGTTCGTCTGTCCGT carries:
- the LOC123533050 gene encoding uncharacterized protein LOC123533050 — its product is MNEVDGEEEETCYKEEIIYSRQSISNTECKENVEELQPEWKEARRNCGLLAILNILQNYAVTALQMSEMRDLLTFRTDLYTVFKERLVSASKSDVELILSGSLSQKLTAFHFIYPSKESGQFGRKADTDIDVLIVDKSNKVTEKYTPGNNFLMQPTKHIGYVRLYKGVPNRSKCISSKGFRKHWKSFVDDTELFTRYTGRGNRFPRRGDTLTGPAITKVENLQMRDFFDHDFVPAIQCVDWPSQARDWILRKRSSDWPTRQLLEECVSSTCHVVPVGCKDSMCSEKGKEWRLSFTETEVKLARSFTEKQRQSYIAAKMLIKTAVNQLRNKIPYLKQYRLVSSYDVKTTMFWLCETRTNWDDVLANVKDIINSLLGYFGMRFLPDYFIPEKNLIAGVSDDMFGICENILKETSYLPIQIFKACYYQTYSSCFQYDMDCSPLLRKMYNEICDFEKFGKPTRKLIIFTILQIMMEISSSIVCSYHARDLVSSILVMLDALNELHCQYVTVFGMTKLFSEDDISSLSSENETLEKLSSFNEVFVNTISNPDVISQLGNDVFAVLTVFFSDNVPSASIAYGGRAEIVEFAELVQLNINNEQLVRMAKDAYGSVENLLKKADEMEEEVSELYDIFSQTAETALIAYHNVVKENKLMETTDFACLEENVIVYCCETFEKNLSGILEEESLGCSSSRERLTLLRSKVKRSDIRMQIG